One Conger conger chromosome 18, fConCon1.1, whole genome shotgun sequence DNA window includes the following coding sequences:
- the mrpl2 gene encoding 39S ribosomal protein L2, mitochondrial: MAVSALSQALRSLSLSPVCSVALGGSLAARFPTPAGRQVALCSVASRHHPTLLSATPMQWRGFLTGVPLAQNNRYWKQRTKYTIRPIGMRKTGGRDYTGRIRTHGIGGGHKQRYRMIDFQRLNFEKETDKPSFQEKVMEVRYDPCRSADIALVAGGSRKRWIIATENMEVGDIITTSSTIGRMAVSANEGDSYALGALPVGTLINNLEVYPGKGSQYIRAAGTCGVLLRKVNGTAIVQLPSKQQVQVLETCMVTVGRVSNINHNKRIIGKAGRNRWLGKRPSSGLWQRKGGWAGRKIKPLPAMKSYINLAPVGSAS; encoded by the exons ATGGCTGTATCGGCACTCTCCCAGGCTTTGCGgtcgctgtctctgtctccagtgTGCAGTGTTGCTCTAGGCGGCTCTCTGGCAGCCCGCTTCCCCACACCG GCTGGGAGGCAGGTGGCGCTGTGCTCCGTGGCCAGCCGTCATCATCCCACACTGCTGAGCGCCACACCGATGCAATGGCGCGGGTTCCTCACGGGGGTACCCCTGGCACAGAACAACAGATATTGGAAACAGAGGACCAAGTACACCATCCGACCAATTGGCATGAGGAAGACTGGAGGCAGAGATTACACAG GCAGGATACGCACCCATGGCATTGGAGGGGGCCACAAACAGAGGTACCGCATGATAGACTTCCAGCGCCTGAACTTCGAGAAGGAAACAGACAAGCCGAGTTTTCAGGAGAAGGTCATGGAGGTGCGATATGACCCCTGTCG ATCTGCAGATATTGCCCTGGTGGCAGGGGGCAGCCGCAAACGCTGGATCATCGCCACTGAAAACATGGAGGTCGGTGACATCATCACAACCTCTTCCACCATTGGCCGAATGGCAG TTTCAGCCAATGAGGGTGACTCATATGCACTGGGGGCTCTACCGGTGGGCACACTGATCAACAACTTGGAAGTATACCCTGGGAAAGGTTCCCAGTACATCCGTGCTGCAG GAACCTGTGGAGTGCTGCTGAGGAAGGTGAACGGAACCGCCATCGTACAGCTGCCGTCCAAACAACAGGTCCAG GTGTTGGAGACGTGCATGGTCACTGTGGGCCGGGTGTCCAACATCAACCACAACAAGCGCATCATCGGCAAGGCTGGTCGCAACCGTTGGCTAGGCAAACGGCCATCCAGCGGGCTGTGGCAGCGGAAGGGAGGGTGGGCGGGGCGCAAGATTAAGCCCCTCCCTGCCATGAAGAGCTACATTAACCTGGCTCCTGTGGGGAGTGCGTCATAA
- the LOC133118043 gene encoding kinesin light chain 1-like produces MSAMFFPPREERLDKLSQEEIISNTRLVIQGLEALRSEHNSILHSLLETIKCLKKDEEANQVHEKSNLLRKSVEMIELGLGEAQVMMALSGHLNAVESEKQKLRAQVRRLCQENQWLRDELANTQQKLQKSEQSVAQLEEENKHLQFMNQLKKYDQDLPPPEEKDGEPPKDSLDDLFPNDDDENSQGFKQQQNSAALAGGGYEIPPRLRTLHNLVIQYASQGRYEVAVPLCKQALEDLEKTSGHDHPDVATMLNILALVYRDQNKYKEAAHLLNDALSIREKTLGKDHPAVAATLNNLAVLYGKRGKYVEAEPLCKRALEIREKVLGKGHPDVAKQLNNLALLCQNQGKYDEVEYYYCQALAIYQTQLGPDDPNVAKTKNNLASCYMKQGKYKEAEILYKEILTHAHEKEFGSVDAENKPIWMHAEEREMSKDRQRDSTPYGEYGGWYKACKVNSPTVNTTLRNLGALYRHQGKMEAADTLEECATRSRKPGTDPTNPARKVETLKGSEEARRRGSSVKYDGGSEGGEEGVEWHGDGSGALQRSGSLGKLRDVLRRSSEMLVKKLQGNGPPEPHSTNMKRAASLNYLNKTSDDSFQGPGGRRLRESRGLSSSTVDLYSGN; encoded by the exons ATGTCGGCCATGTTTTTCCCGCCACGGGAGGAGCGGCTGGACAAGCTCTCCCAGGAGGAGATCATCTCAAACACCAGGCTGGTGATCCAGGGGCTGGAGGCACTGAGGAGCGAGCACAACTCCATCCTGCACAGCCTGCTGGAGACCATCAAGTGTCTCAAGAAGGATGAGGAGGCCAACCAGGTGCACGAGAAGTCCAATCTGCTGCGCAAGTCTGTGGAGATGATCGAGCTCGGCCTGGGGGAGGCACAG GTGATGATGGCCCTGTCGGGGCACCTGAACGCGGTGGAGTCGGAGAAGCAGAAGCTGCGGGCGCAGGTGCGGAGGCTGTGCCAGGAGAACCAGTGGCTGCGGGACGAGCTGGCCAACACCCAGCAGAAGCTGCAGAAGAGCGAGCAGAGCGTGgcccagctggaggaggagaacaaGCACCTGCAGTTCATGAACCAGCTCAAGAAGTACGACCAGGACCTGCCCCCTCCG GAGGAGAAGGATGGAGAGCCACCAAAGGACAGTCTGGATGACCTCTTCCCCAATGACGATGATGAGAACAGCCAAGGAT TTAAGCAGCAGCAGAACAGTGCAGCCTTAGCTGGGGGAGGGTATGAGATCCCACCCCGTCTGAGGACCCTCCATAACTTGGTGATCCAGTACGCCTCCCAAGGAAGATACGAAGTGGCCGTGCCGCTCTGCAAACAGGCCCTGGAGGACTTGGAGAAGACCTCCGGCCACGACCACCCAGACGTGGCCACCATGCTCAACATCCTGGCTCTAGTGTACAG GGATCAGAACAAATACAAAGAGGCTGCCCACCTGCTTAACGATGCTCTTTCTATCCGGGAGAAGACCCTGGGCAAAGACCACCCAGCA GTTGCGGCTACGCTAAATAACCTGGCAGTGCTCTATGGGAAGAGGGGGAAGTACGTAGAGGCAGAACCGCTGTGCAAGAGAGCCCTGGAAATCAGAGAGAAG GTGCTGGGCAAGGGCCACCCTGATGTGGCCAAGCAGCTGAATAACCTGGCGCTGCTGTGCCAGAACCAGGGCAAATACGACGAGGTGGAGTACTACTACTGCCAAGCCCTGGCCATCTACCAGACCCAACTGGGCCCCGATGACCCCAACGTGGCCAAGACCAAGAACAACCTG GCTTCCTGCTACATGAAACAGGGGAAGTACAAAGAAGCAGAGATTTTGTACAAGGAGATTCTTACCCACGCCCATGAGAAGGAGTTTGGATCTGTAGATG CTGAAAATAAACCCATTTGGATGCATGCAGAGGAAAGAGAGATGAGCaaa gacagacagagggacagcacACCTTATGGAGAGTATGGTGGCTGGTACAAGGCCTGCAAGGTGAACAG cCCCACCGTTAACACCACACTGCGCAACCTTGGCGCTCTGTACCGCCATCAGGGTAAAATGGAGGCTGCAGACACCCTAGAGGAGTGCGCCACCAGGTCGCGCAAACCA GGCACGGACCCCACTAACCCGGCGCGGAAGGTGGAGACTCTGAAGGGGAGCGAGGAGGCCCGCAGGCGGGGCAGCAGTGTGAAGTATGACGGCGGCTCTGAGGGTGGAGAGGAAGGCGTGGAGTGGCATGGG GATGGGAGCGGGGCCCTCCAGCGGAGCGGCTCCCTAGGGAAGCTACGGGACGTCCTGCGCCGGAGCAGCGAGATGCTGGTGAAGAAACTGCAGGGGAACGGGCCCCCAGAGCCCCACAGCACCAA CATGAAACGAGCAGCATCTCTGAACTACCTGAACAAGACCAGTGATGACTCCTTTCAG GGTCCTGGAGGCAGGAGGTTGAGAGAAAGTCGTGGCCTGAGCTCCAGTACTGTGGATCTGTACAGCGGGAACTGA